A region from the Melanotaenia boesemani isolate fMelBoe1 chromosome 11, fMelBoe1.pri, whole genome shotgun sequence genome encodes:
- the LOC121649151 gene encoding histone-lysine N-methyltransferase 2D-like isoform X2 codes for MDDLDALLADLESTTSHISKRPVFLPDETPYSIPTGHSYQDVSVPPPVPPPPSAEALNGSLTDQPDSHHSSQQSLGSAQKSSWSRDSSSSPLSHTEEDHVYSFPNKQKTSDSSSAAMSSALGSNLSELDRLLLELNAVQQSSPSFPTTEEAAPPLPSCSITHYENGSAPDILVSPPQQEKPKRNGTRLEEARPTVESLLDELEGSVPSPSSSTRHSDLDTSSQQQARISASCATRELDELMASLSDFKPSSSGSALDPTGTSSYCHHPSVSSSVTPVASSSLSLFHQPASPLLSLNSGLELHIDEDRGDGGLLMPHLGCLPPHSPASSLSAASDMDLDSVIDVSATMLASQTKSLLVLSQLVPSNSSLLRSSPSPSNTTSPSLTSVITVLDHKSSKSPSPSFERISPPATTASPSVPASSKTSSPCPASPLKVPSALTFTSTTRELLEVTPAAQSDIPPVLPQPSVVEPSLDEALDKLLAMSFAQNHTTHEEQPQLKIEMHPLGNGMPEVHEELILPMDRSSVQPDTFTIATNTITDDSVDGGTDGNGDLDWADEELSMSLHDGLDGTMTPYTERLYTDGSMTPLTEASWMDESMTPFSCPGTPDVALDLPLLQTPTLDRVSATGHIKSVIRRTKETPNIHPMYRDGHLRRKMGPMIVNKTSSQDRLIEELQGKLGIARSERRRKQSDDWLTDCVVITSKPQRFRPEGFSSEVDKIIIPPESPVSIRKVLPPLSPPTPDRPPVVEEPNRPLPVQQRPVPMPPPPPPPTSTSATPQTTHIQEPVPLAPQQIIKASPPPVQIRDSPTPKPEPPPPVLNTPAWPPPVEPEQPAAPKVLVSVGCQTEYDPIFPPMQIMAQGKGGVPGGPLTQVNKLDNMLGSLQSDLNKLGVQTVAKGVCGACCKPIVGQVVTAMGRTWHPEHFVCTHCQEEIGSRNFFEREGQPYCEKDYHNLFSPRCYYCNGPILDKVVTALDRTWHPEHFFCAQCGSFFGPEGFHEKDGKAYCRKDYFDMFAPKCGGCARAILENYISALNCLWHPECFVCRECFTPFVNGSFFEHDGQPYCEVHYHERRGSLCSGCQKPITGRCITAMSKKFHPEHFVCAFCLKQLNKGTFKEQNDKPYCHGCFIKLFS; via the exons atgCATTGCTGGCAGACCTAGAGTCTACGACATCCCACATCTCAAAGCGACCTGTCTTTTTGCCCGACGAAACCCCTTACTCCATCCCTACAGGACACTCTTACCAAGATGTATCAGTGCCACCACCAGTCCCTCCTCCACCCTCAGCCGAGGCTCTGAATGGGTCCCTGACAGATCAACCAGACTCTCATCACTCTTCTCAGCAG TCTTTGGGTTCAGCCCAGAAGAGCTCATGGTCCAGGGACAGTAGCAGTTCTCCATTGTCTCACACTGAAGAGGACCACGTTTACAG TTTTCCAAACAAGCAGAAGACATCAGACTCGTCATCAGCAGCCATGAGCTCTGCCCTGGGCAGTAACCTCTCCGAGCTCGACAGGCTTTTGTTGGAACTTAATGCGGTGCAGCAGAGCTCCCCTTCCTTCCCCACTACAG AGGAGGCAGCTCCACCCTTACCATCCTGCAGCATCACTCACTATGAGAATGGCAGTGCTCCTGACATCCTCGTAAGCCCCCCGCAACAGGAGAAACCAAAGAGAAACGGGACAAGACTGGAGGAGGCCCGGCCCACGGTGGAAAGTCTTCTGGACGAACTGGAGGGCTCAGTACCTTCACCGAG CTCTTCCACTCGACACAGTGATTTGGATACGTCATCTCAGCAGCAAGCAAGAATTTCAGCTTCCTGTGCCACAAGAGAGCTAGATGAACTGATGGCATCTTTGTCTGACTTTAag CCCAGTTCTTCTGGGTCTGCACTAGATCCTACAGGGACATCTTCCTACTGTCACCATCCTTCAGTCTCTTCCTCTGTTACTCCAGtggcttcttcttctcttaGTCTGTTCCACCAGCctgcctctcctctcctctctttaaATTCTGGTCTAGAGCTGCACATAGATGAGGATAGAGGAGATGGTGGCCTGCTGATGCCCCATCTAGGCTGTCTCCCTCCTCACAGTCCTGCATCCTCACTTTCTGCCGCCAGTGACATGGACCTGGACTCTGTTATAGATGTCTCTGCTACCATGCTGGCATCCCAAACAAAATCGCTGCTAGTGCTCTCTCAGTTGGTTCCGTCCAATTCCAGTTTATTGAGAAGTAGCCCAAGTCCTTCCAATACCACCTCCCCCTCACTAACCTCAGTTATCACTGTCCTGGACCACAAGTCCTCCAAGTCTCCTAGTCCATCTTTTGAGCGGATCTCCCCTCCAGCTACTACTG CTTCACCTTCTGTGCCTGCCTCATCAAAAACGTCCTCGCCATGTCCAGCCTCTCCATTGAAGGTTCCCTCTGCGCTGACCTTCACCAGCACCACAAGAGAACTGTTGGAAGTAACACCTGCAGCTCAGAGTGACATCCCCCCTGTTTTGCCACAACCTTCTGTAGTAGAGCCCTCCCTGGATGAGGCACTAGACAAGCTGTTGGCAATGAGTTTTGCACAAAATCATACAACACATGAGGAGCAACCACAGCTGAAGATTGAGATGCATCCCCTTGGCAATGGAATGCCGGAGGTGCATGAGGAGCTTATCCTGCCCATGGACAGAAGCAGCGTGCAGCCTGACACTTTCACCATTGCCACCAACACCATTACAGATGACTCAGTGGATGGAGGCACTGATGGGAATGGAGATCTGGACTGGGCCGATGAGGAACTGTCCATGTCCTTACACGATGGACTGGATGGCACCATGACACCTTACACAGAGAGGCTGTACACAGATGGCAGCATGACCCCGCTGACAGAAGCCAGCTGGATGGATGAGTCCATGACCCCCTTCTCATGCCCTGGGACCCCTGATGTTGCCCTGGACCTACCTCTGCTTCAAACTCCCACTTTGGACAGAGTCTCTGCAACAGGACAT ATAAAATCAGTGATTAGGCGCACTAAGGAGACTCCCAATATCCACCCCATGTACCGGGATGGTCACCTGCGCAGGAAGATGGGACCCATGATTGTAAACAAGACCTCTTCTCAGGACCGTCTTATAGAGGAGCTTCAGGGTAAGCTTGGGATCGCCCGCTCGGAGCGGCGGCGCAAACAGTCTGAtgactggctgactgactgTGTCGTCATCACATCTAAACCTCAGCGTTTCCGTCCCGAGGGGTTCAGCAGTGAGGTTGACAAG ATCATAATTCCCCCTGAGTCACCTGTCTCTATCAGGAAGGTGCTCCCACCTCTCTCTCCCCCTACCCCTGATCGCCCTCCTGTTGTAGAAGAACCAAACAGACCACTCCCAGTACAGCAGCGCCCTGTTCCAATGCCAccaccccctcctccacctaCCTCCACCTCTGCCACTCCCCAGACTACCCACATTCAGGAACCAGTTCCCCTTGCACCTCAGCAGATTATAAAAGCTTCCCCTCCACCTGTCCAAATTAGGGACTCTCCCACCCCCAAACCAGAGCCCCCTCCTCCTGTCCTCAACACCCCAGCTTGGCCACCACCAGTGGAGCCGGAACAACCAGCTGCACCCAAAGTCCTGGTGTCTGTAGGCTGTCAAACAGAATATGACCCAATCTTCCCTCCAATGCAG ATTATGGCCCAAGGGAAAGGAGGTGTTCCTGGTGGGCCCCTGACACAGGTAAACAAGCTGGACAACATGCTTGGTAGTCTGCAGTCTGACCTCAACAAACTTGGGGTGCAGACAGTAGCCAAAGGAGTTTGCGGTGCCTGCTGTAAGCCAATTGTGGGACAG GTGGTGACTGCCATGGGCCGCACATGGCACCCTGAACATTTTGTGTGTACACACTGTCAAGAGGAGATTGGCTCCAGAAACTTTTTTGAGCGAGAAGGCCAGCCCTACTGTGAGAAAGATTACCATAATCTGTTCTCTCCACGATGCTACTACTGCAACGGGCCCATACTGGAT AAAGTTGTGACGGCGCTGGACAGAACATGGCATCCTGAACATTTCTTCTGCGCTCAGTGTGGATCCTTCTTTGGCCCAGaag GTTTTCATGAAAAGGATGGAAAAGCATATTGCAGGAAGGATTACTTTGACATGTTTGCACCGAAATGTGGCGGCTGTGCCAGAGCCATTCTGGAGAATTACATCTCAGCCCTCAACTGCCTTTGGCATCCAGAGTGTTTCGTTTGCAGG GAGTGCTTCACTCCGTTTGTGAATGGAAGTTTCTTCGAGCACGATGGCCAACCTTACTGTGAAGTGCACTACCACGAGCGGCGTGGCTCCCTCTGCTCCGGCTGTCAGAAGCCCATCACAGGACGCTGTATCACAGCCATGTCCAAGAAGTTCCACCCGGAGCATTTTGTCTGTGCCTTCTGCTTGAAACAACTCAACAAAGGCACTTTCAAAGAGCAAAACGACAAACCCTACTGCCACGGCTGCTTCATCAAACTGTTCAGTTAG
- the LOC121649151 gene encoding uncharacterized protein LOC121649151 isoform X1 produces the protein MDDLDALLADLESTTSHISKRPVFLPDETPYSIPTGHSYQDVSVPPPVPPPPSAEALNGSLTDQPDSHHSSQQSLGSAQKSSWSRDSSSSPLSHTEEDHVYSFPNKQKTSDSSSAAMSSALGSNLSELDRLLLELNAVQQSSPSFPTTEEAAPPLPSCSITHYENGSAPDILVSPPQQEKPKRNGTRLEEARPTVESLLDELEGSVPSPSSSTRHSDLDTSSQQQARISASCATRELDELMASLSDFKPSSSGSALDPTGTSSYCHHPSVSSSVTPVASSSLSLFHQPASPLLSLNSGLELHIDEDRGDGGLLMPHLGCLPPHSPASSLSAASDMDLDSVIDVSATMLASQTKSLLVLSQLVPSNSSLLRSSPSPSNTTSPSLTSVITVLDHKSSKSPSPSFERISPPATTGKASYAPESMSKGPACFHDHDLNFSSSPPSKSLTPPLSTPSPLLVAVSIASPSVPASSKTSSPCPASPLKVPSALTFTSTTRELLEVTPAAQSDIPPVLPQPSVVEPSLDEALDKLLAMSFAQNHTTHEEQPQLKIEMHPLGNGMPEVHEELILPMDRSSVQPDTFTIATNTITDDSVDGGTDGNGDLDWADEELSMSLHDGLDGTMTPYTERLYTDGSMTPLTEASWMDESMTPFSCPGTPDVALDLPLLQTPTLDRVSATGHIKSVIRRTKETPNIHPMYRDGHLRRKMGPMIVNKTSSQDRLIEELQGKLGIARSERRRKQSDDWLTDCVVITSKPQRFRPEGFSSEVDKIIIPPESPVSIRKVLPPLSPPTPDRPPVVEEPNRPLPVQQRPVPMPPPPPPPTSTSATPQTTHIQEPVPLAPQQIIKASPPPVQIRDSPTPKPEPPPPVLNTPAWPPPVEPEQPAAPKVLVSVGCQTEYDPIFPPMQIMAQGKGGVPGGPLTQVNKLDNMLGSLQSDLNKLGVQTVAKGVCGACCKPIVGQVVTAMGRTWHPEHFVCTHCQEEIGSRNFFEREGQPYCEKDYHNLFSPRCYYCNGPILDKVVTALDRTWHPEHFFCAQCGSFFGPEGFHEKDGKAYCRKDYFDMFAPKCGGCARAILENYISALNCLWHPECFVCRECFTPFVNGSFFEHDGQPYCEVHYHERRGSLCSGCQKPITGRCITAMSKKFHPEHFVCAFCLKQLNKGTFKEQNDKPYCHGCFIKLFS, from the exons atgCATTGCTGGCAGACCTAGAGTCTACGACATCCCACATCTCAAAGCGACCTGTCTTTTTGCCCGACGAAACCCCTTACTCCATCCCTACAGGACACTCTTACCAAGATGTATCAGTGCCACCACCAGTCCCTCCTCCACCCTCAGCCGAGGCTCTGAATGGGTCCCTGACAGATCAACCAGACTCTCATCACTCTTCTCAGCAG TCTTTGGGTTCAGCCCAGAAGAGCTCATGGTCCAGGGACAGTAGCAGTTCTCCATTGTCTCACACTGAAGAGGACCACGTTTACAG TTTTCCAAACAAGCAGAAGACATCAGACTCGTCATCAGCAGCCATGAGCTCTGCCCTGGGCAGTAACCTCTCCGAGCTCGACAGGCTTTTGTTGGAACTTAATGCGGTGCAGCAGAGCTCCCCTTCCTTCCCCACTACAG AGGAGGCAGCTCCACCCTTACCATCCTGCAGCATCACTCACTATGAGAATGGCAGTGCTCCTGACATCCTCGTAAGCCCCCCGCAACAGGAGAAACCAAAGAGAAACGGGACAAGACTGGAGGAGGCCCGGCCCACGGTGGAAAGTCTTCTGGACGAACTGGAGGGCTCAGTACCTTCACCGAG CTCTTCCACTCGACACAGTGATTTGGATACGTCATCTCAGCAGCAAGCAAGAATTTCAGCTTCCTGTGCCACAAGAGAGCTAGATGAACTGATGGCATCTTTGTCTGACTTTAag CCCAGTTCTTCTGGGTCTGCACTAGATCCTACAGGGACATCTTCCTACTGTCACCATCCTTCAGTCTCTTCCTCTGTTACTCCAGtggcttcttcttctcttaGTCTGTTCCACCAGCctgcctctcctctcctctctttaaATTCTGGTCTAGAGCTGCACATAGATGAGGATAGAGGAGATGGTGGCCTGCTGATGCCCCATCTAGGCTGTCTCCCTCCTCACAGTCCTGCATCCTCACTTTCTGCCGCCAGTGACATGGACCTGGACTCTGTTATAGATGTCTCTGCTACCATGCTGGCATCCCAAACAAAATCGCTGCTAGTGCTCTCTCAGTTGGTTCCGTCCAATTCCAGTTTATTGAGAAGTAGCCCAAGTCCTTCCAATACCACCTCCCCCTCACTAACCTCAGTTATCACTGTCCTGGACCACAAGTCCTCCAAGTCTCCTAGTCCATCTTTTGAGCGGATCTCCCCTCCAGCTACTACTGGTAAAGCATCTTATGCTCCTGAGTCTATGAGCAAGGGGCCTGCTTGTTTCCATGACcatgatttaaatttttctaGTTCACCTCCTTCAAAAAGCCTCACTCCCCCTCTCTCAACTCCTTCCCCACTCCTTGTTGCTGTTTCTATAGCTTCACCTTCTGTGCCTGCCTCATCAAAAACGTCCTCGCCATGTCCAGCCTCTCCATTGAAGGTTCCCTCTGCGCTGACCTTCACCAGCACCACAAGAGAACTGTTGGAAGTAACACCTGCAGCTCAGAGTGACATCCCCCCTGTTTTGCCACAACCTTCTGTAGTAGAGCCCTCCCTGGATGAGGCACTAGACAAGCTGTTGGCAATGAGTTTTGCACAAAATCATACAACACATGAGGAGCAACCACAGCTGAAGATTGAGATGCATCCCCTTGGCAATGGAATGCCGGAGGTGCATGAGGAGCTTATCCTGCCCATGGACAGAAGCAGCGTGCAGCCTGACACTTTCACCATTGCCACCAACACCATTACAGATGACTCAGTGGATGGAGGCACTGATGGGAATGGAGATCTGGACTGGGCCGATGAGGAACTGTCCATGTCCTTACACGATGGACTGGATGGCACCATGACACCTTACACAGAGAGGCTGTACACAGATGGCAGCATGACCCCGCTGACAGAAGCCAGCTGGATGGATGAGTCCATGACCCCCTTCTCATGCCCTGGGACCCCTGATGTTGCCCTGGACCTACCTCTGCTTCAAACTCCCACTTTGGACAGAGTCTCTGCAACAGGACAT ATAAAATCAGTGATTAGGCGCACTAAGGAGACTCCCAATATCCACCCCATGTACCGGGATGGTCACCTGCGCAGGAAGATGGGACCCATGATTGTAAACAAGACCTCTTCTCAGGACCGTCTTATAGAGGAGCTTCAGGGTAAGCTTGGGATCGCCCGCTCGGAGCGGCGGCGCAAACAGTCTGAtgactggctgactgactgTGTCGTCATCACATCTAAACCTCAGCGTTTCCGTCCCGAGGGGTTCAGCAGTGAGGTTGACAAG ATCATAATTCCCCCTGAGTCACCTGTCTCTATCAGGAAGGTGCTCCCACCTCTCTCTCCCCCTACCCCTGATCGCCCTCCTGTTGTAGAAGAACCAAACAGACCACTCCCAGTACAGCAGCGCCCTGTTCCAATGCCAccaccccctcctccacctaCCTCCACCTCTGCCACTCCCCAGACTACCCACATTCAGGAACCAGTTCCCCTTGCACCTCAGCAGATTATAAAAGCTTCCCCTCCACCTGTCCAAATTAGGGACTCTCCCACCCCCAAACCAGAGCCCCCTCCTCCTGTCCTCAACACCCCAGCTTGGCCACCACCAGTGGAGCCGGAACAACCAGCTGCACCCAAAGTCCTGGTGTCTGTAGGCTGTCAAACAGAATATGACCCAATCTTCCCTCCAATGCAG ATTATGGCCCAAGGGAAAGGAGGTGTTCCTGGTGGGCCCCTGACACAGGTAAACAAGCTGGACAACATGCTTGGTAGTCTGCAGTCTGACCTCAACAAACTTGGGGTGCAGACAGTAGCCAAAGGAGTTTGCGGTGCCTGCTGTAAGCCAATTGTGGGACAG GTGGTGACTGCCATGGGCCGCACATGGCACCCTGAACATTTTGTGTGTACACACTGTCAAGAGGAGATTGGCTCCAGAAACTTTTTTGAGCGAGAAGGCCAGCCCTACTGTGAGAAAGATTACCATAATCTGTTCTCTCCACGATGCTACTACTGCAACGGGCCCATACTGGAT AAAGTTGTGACGGCGCTGGACAGAACATGGCATCCTGAACATTTCTTCTGCGCTCAGTGTGGATCCTTCTTTGGCCCAGaag GTTTTCATGAAAAGGATGGAAAAGCATATTGCAGGAAGGATTACTTTGACATGTTTGCACCGAAATGTGGCGGCTGTGCCAGAGCCATTCTGGAGAATTACATCTCAGCCCTCAACTGCCTTTGGCATCCAGAGTGTTTCGTTTGCAGG GAGTGCTTCACTCCGTTTGTGAATGGAAGTTTCTTCGAGCACGATGGCCAACCTTACTGTGAAGTGCACTACCACGAGCGGCGTGGCTCCCTCTGCTCCGGCTGTCAGAAGCCCATCACAGGACGCTGTATCACAGCCATGTCCAAGAAGTTCCACCCGGAGCATTTTGTCTGTGCCTTCTGCTTGAAACAACTCAACAAAGGCACTTTCAAAGAGCAAAACGACAAACCCTACTGCCACGGCTGCTTCATCAAACTGTTCAGTTAG
- the LOC121649151 gene encoding paxillin-like isoform X3 — MDDLDALLADLESTTSHISKRPVFLPDETPYSIPTGHSYQDVSVPPPVPPPPSAEALNGSLTDQPDSHHSSQQSLGSAQKSSWSRDSSSSPLSHTEEDHVYSFPNKQKTSDSSSAAMSSALGSNLSELDRLLLELNAVQQSSPSFPTTEEAAPPLPSCSITHYENGSAPDILVSPPQQEKPKRNGTRLEEARPTVESLLDELEGSVPSPSSSTRHSDLDTSSQQQARISASCATRELDELMASLSDFKIMAQGKGGVPGGPLTQVNKLDNMLGSLQSDLNKLGVQTVAKGVCGACCKPIVGQVVTAMGRTWHPEHFVCTHCQEEIGSRNFFEREGQPYCEKDYHNLFSPRCYYCNGPILDKVVTALDRTWHPEHFFCAQCGSFFGPEGFHEKDGKAYCRKDYFDMFAPKCGGCARAILENYISALNCLWHPECFVCRECFTPFVNGSFFEHDGQPYCEVHYHERRGSLCSGCQKPITGRCITAMSKKFHPEHFVCAFCLKQLNKGTFKEQNDKPYCHGCFIKLFS; from the exons atgCATTGCTGGCAGACCTAGAGTCTACGACATCCCACATCTCAAAGCGACCTGTCTTTTTGCCCGACGAAACCCCTTACTCCATCCCTACAGGACACTCTTACCAAGATGTATCAGTGCCACCACCAGTCCCTCCTCCACCCTCAGCCGAGGCTCTGAATGGGTCCCTGACAGATCAACCAGACTCTCATCACTCTTCTCAGCAG TCTTTGGGTTCAGCCCAGAAGAGCTCATGGTCCAGGGACAGTAGCAGTTCTCCATTGTCTCACACTGAAGAGGACCACGTTTACAG TTTTCCAAACAAGCAGAAGACATCAGACTCGTCATCAGCAGCCATGAGCTCTGCCCTGGGCAGTAACCTCTCCGAGCTCGACAGGCTTTTGTTGGAACTTAATGCGGTGCAGCAGAGCTCCCCTTCCTTCCCCACTACAG AGGAGGCAGCTCCACCCTTACCATCCTGCAGCATCACTCACTATGAGAATGGCAGTGCTCCTGACATCCTCGTAAGCCCCCCGCAACAGGAGAAACCAAAGAGAAACGGGACAAGACTGGAGGAGGCCCGGCCCACGGTGGAAAGTCTTCTGGACGAACTGGAGGGCTCAGTACCTTCACCGAG CTCTTCCACTCGACACAGTGATTTGGATACGTCATCTCAGCAGCAAGCAAGAATTTCAGCTTCCTGTGCCACAAGAGAGCTAGATGAACTGATGGCATCTTTGTCTGACTTTAag ATTATGGCCCAAGGGAAAGGAGGTGTTCCTGGTGGGCCCCTGACACAGGTAAACAAGCTGGACAACATGCTTGGTAGTCTGCAGTCTGACCTCAACAAACTTGGGGTGCAGACAGTAGCCAAAGGAGTTTGCGGTGCCTGCTGTAAGCCAATTGTGGGACAG GTGGTGACTGCCATGGGCCGCACATGGCACCCTGAACATTTTGTGTGTACACACTGTCAAGAGGAGATTGGCTCCAGAAACTTTTTTGAGCGAGAAGGCCAGCCCTACTGTGAGAAAGATTACCATAATCTGTTCTCTCCACGATGCTACTACTGCAACGGGCCCATACTGGAT AAAGTTGTGACGGCGCTGGACAGAACATGGCATCCTGAACATTTCTTCTGCGCTCAGTGTGGATCCTTCTTTGGCCCAGaag GTTTTCATGAAAAGGATGGAAAAGCATATTGCAGGAAGGATTACTTTGACATGTTTGCACCGAAATGTGGCGGCTGTGCCAGAGCCATTCTGGAGAATTACATCTCAGCCCTCAACTGCCTTTGGCATCCAGAGTGTTTCGTTTGCAGG GAGTGCTTCACTCCGTTTGTGAATGGAAGTTTCTTCGAGCACGATGGCCAACCTTACTGTGAAGTGCACTACCACGAGCGGCGTGGCTCCCTCTGCTCCGGCTGTCAGAAGCCCATCACAGGACGCTGTATCACAGCCATGTCCAAGAAGTTCCACCCGGAGCATTTTGTCTGTGCCTTCTGCTTGAAACAACTCAACAAAGGCACTTTCAAAGAGCAAAACGACAAACCCTACTGCCACGGCTGCTTCATCAAACTGTTCAGTTAG
- the rnf181 gene encoding E3 ubiquitin-protein ligase RNF181: protein MASYFDEHDCEPTNPEEQYRQNALLELARSLMQGLDLMDSGAFDLSDWDQRLPPPAAKTAVQTLTVVIISPEQADKGLKCPVCLLEFEEQETVREMPCKHLFHSGCILPWLGKTNSCPLCRLELPTDNPEYEEFKKDKEKRKQREHRLEDLHGAMYT from the exons ATGGCATCCTACTTCGATGAACACGACTGTGAACCCACTAATCCTGAGGAACAGTACCGCCAGAATGCACTTCTTGAATTGGCAAG GTCTTTAATGCAGGGCTTGGATTTGATGGACTCCGGGGCTTTCGACTTGTCAGACTGGGACCAGCGgcttcctcctccagctgccaAAACTGCCGTTCAGACCCTCACTGTGGTCATCATTTCCCCAGAACAAGCAG ACAAGGGTCTGAAATGTCCCGTGTGCTTGCTGGAGTTCGAGGAACAAGAGACGGTTCGAGAAATGCCTTGCAAACACCTTTTTCACTCAGGATGTATACTACCATGGTTGGGCAAG ACTAACTCCTGTCCACTCTGCCGACTTGAACTCCCAACTGATAATCCAGAGTATGAAGAGTTTAAAAAGGACAAG gaaaaaagaaaacagagggaACACAGATTGGAGGACCTACATGGAGCCATGTACACATGA
- the LOC121649094 gene encoding transmembrane protein 150A-like, producing MTAWIVLPVSLSAFSITGIWIVYAMAVINHHVCPVENWSYNVTCTEELARPGFPKTCCTIQDIPLISKCGSYPPESCLFSLIGNVGAFMVVMVCFLRYAQVIEHSHRCWVNTSALVSGCTNAIGLVMVGNFQVDHAKSLHYVGAGVAFPAGLLFVCLQCVLTYRVAMTTLDYWMAHFRVALALGAMISLVLSGIFFIHESFILQHAAAICEWVFTVDILVFYGTFTYEFGTVSRETMMAGLQQSHHGSGVIIGPGSRGSTLGRATKGLKSPGGSSTSTHLNCTPESIAML from the exons ATGACTGCCTGGATCGTCCTGCCTGTCAGCCTGTCTGCCTTCTCCATCACAGGAATATGGATTGT GTATGCCATGGCTGTGATAAATCACCATGTGTGTCCTGTAGAGAACTG GTCTTACAATGTAACATGCACAGAGGAGCTGGCTCGACCAGGCTTTCCCAAGACATGCTGCACCATCCAGGACATCCCCCTTATCAG TAAATGTGGCTCTTACCCTCCTGAAAGCTGCCTGTTTAGCCTGATTGGCAACGTTGGAGCCTTTATGG TGGTGATGGTCTGCTTTCTGCGCTACGCCCAGGTGATTGAACACAGCCACCGATGTTGGGTCAACACCAGCGCCTTGGTGTCGGGCTGCACCAACGCCATCGGTCTGGTTATGGTTGGCAACTTCCAG GTGGATCACGCCAAATCTCTTCATTACGTGGGTGCCGGTGTTGCATTTCCAGCAGGGCTGCTGTTTGTGTGCTTGCAGTGTGTGCTCACCTACCGAGTGGCCATGACCACCCTTGACTACTGGATGGCCCATTTCCGAGTGGCTCTGGCACTGGGAGCCATGATCTCCCTCGTCCTCA GTGGCATCTTTTTTATCCATGAGAGCTTTATCCTTCAGCATGCAGCAGCCATTTGCGAGTGGGTCTTCACTGTGGACATCCTGGTCTTTTACGGCACCTTCACTTACGAATTTGGCACTGTCTCCAGGGAGACCATGATGGCAGGCCTGCAGCAGAGCCACCACGGTTCAGGGGTCATCATCGGCCCCGGGTCTCGAGGCTCAACGTTGGGCAGAGCAACAAAGGGGCTCAAGTCCCCTGGAGGAAGCAGCACTTCCACACATCTCAACTGTACCCCAGAGAGCATAGCTATGTTGTAG